One window from the genome of Methanothermobacter tenebrarum encodes:
- a CDS encoding tetratricopeptide repeat protein, giving the protein MQHRILLSKNKEHQKALEQYNKALKINPKLAEAWNNKGTTLQKLGKYKEALKCYEKVTQLDPEDIEAWYKRGQTLEKLGRREEAGESYKRALEAKPDHEEAKKAMKRLETDKK; this is encoded by the coding sequence ATTCAACATAGGATCCTGCTTTCCAAAAACAAAGAACACCAAAAAGCTCTGGAACAATACAACAAAGCCCTAAAAATAAATCCCAAACTTGCAGAAGCATGGAACAACAAAGGCACAACACTACAAAAGCTCGGCAAATACAAAGAAGCACTAAAATGCTATGAAAAAGTCACCCAATTAGACCCAGAAGACATAGAAGCATGGTATAAGCGAGGCCAAACCCTGGAAAAACTAGGAAGACGCGAAGAAGCGGGAGAATCATATAAGAGAGCATTAGAGGCAAAACCAGATCATGAAGAAGCCAAGAAAGCCATGAAAAGATTAGAGACAGACAAAAAATAA